One stretch of Bosea vaviloviae DNA includes these proteins:
- a CDS encoding class I mannose-6-phosphate isomerase encodes MALEQTRVQIVPKPWGSTDLLPWSEAGHDGVAIGELWFQRRDPAAPEPALLLKLLFTQEALSIQVHPDDALAQAMGQAHGKTEAWYILSATPEATVGVGLTSVLTSAQLRSAIADGSITEHLQWRRAAKDDVIFVPAGTIHAIGAGLVLAEIQQRSDTTFRLFDHGRARELHIERGVAAAHAGPAERQAPPERLSDTRTLLVASPYFVLERLDLAAGSTWELDARHETWLVVIAGNAQLGPSQAGIGEGCFVEAQTMRIKAGRDGLTCLLAYEANKPSHDLLRALDASAALAPGSIAFQPPPPFPALAGSTIPVTEARP; translated from the coding sequence ATGGCGCTCGAGCAGACCCGTGTGCAGATCGTGCCCAAGCCTTGGGGATCGACCGATCTTTTGCCGTGGAGCGAGGCCGGACATGACGGCGTCGCGATCGGCGAACTCTGGTTTCAGCGGCGCGATCCCGCTGCGCCCGAACCTGCCTTGCTGCTAAAATTGTTGTTCACGCAGGAGGCCTTGTCGATCCAGGTGCATCCCGATGATGCGCTGGCGCAGGCGATGGGGCAGGCACACGGCAAGACGGAGGCCTGGTACATCCTCTCCGCAACACCGGAGGCCACGGTCGGCGTTGGGCTGACATCCGTCCTCACAAGCGCGCAATTGCGCTCCGCCATCGCGGACGGCTCGATCACTGAACACCTGCAATGGCGCAGAGCCGCGAAGGACGACGTCATCTTCGTGCCGGCGGGAACGATCCATGCGATCGGCGCGGGCCTTGTGCTCGCGGAGATCCAGCAGCGCAGCGATACGACGTTTCGCCTGTTCGACCATGGCCGTGCGCGCGAGCTCCATATCGAGCGGGGCGTCGCTGCCGCCCATGCCGGGCCTGCCGAGCGCCAGGCGCCGCCTGAGCGCCTGAGCGACACCAGGACCCTGCTCGTCGCGAGCCCGTATTTCGTCCTCGAACGGCTCGATCTGGCGGCGGGCTCGACCTGGGAACTCGACGCCAGGCACGAGACCTGGCTTGTCGTCATCGCCGGGAACGCTCAGCTCGGACCATCCCAGGCAGGCATCGGCGAGGGCTGCTTCGTCGAGGCCCAGACGATGCGCATCAAGGCAGGGCGCGATGGCCTGACCTGTCTCCTGGCCTATGAGGCCAACAAGCCGAGCCACGACCTTCTGCGCGCGCTTGACGCAAGCGCGGCGCTTGCGCCGGGCAGCATCGCTTTCCAACCACCCCCGCCCTTCCCCGCGCTCGCGGGTTCAACGATCCCCGTCACGGAGGCACGACCATGA
- a CDS encoding DUF1236 domain-containing protein, whose product MLKTFALISAIALIPATAFAQNAPAAGGAVGGAATGAVGGAIVGGPIGAVVGGVGGAVVGAIIGDQTPRFQTYVVEQRRPSYSYAEPVVVGAILPNEGVTYYEVPREYGETSYRYTVINNRTVLVDPRTHRVVQVIQ is encoded by the coding sequence ATGCTGAAGACATTTGCCCTGATTTCCGCCATCGCCCTCATTCCTGCGACGGCTTTTGCCCAGAATGCCCCGGCAGCCGGTGGCGCGGTTGGCGGCGCGGCGACCGGAGCGGTTGGCGGCGCGATCGTCGGCGGCCCGATTGGCGCCGTCGTCGGCGGTGTCGGCGGAGCGGTGGTCGGCGCGATCATCGGTGATCAGACGCCGCGGTTCCAGACCTATGTCGTGGAGCAGCGCCGCCCGTCCTACAGCTATGCCGAGCCGGTCGTCGTCGGCGCGATACTCCCGAATGAAGGCGTCACTTACTACGAGGTGCCGCGCGAATATGGCGAGACAAGCTATCGCTACACGGTGATCAACAACCGCACCGTACTGGTCGATCCCAGGACGCACCGCGTCGTGCAGGTCATCCAGTAG
- a CDS encoding response regulator — translation MLHTLPLLPAILIVDDEPFIALDLALAVEDAGCLVVGPAGSVREALSLLASSRVTAAILDVNLSDGDVTPVVDILVARGIPLIFQTGVGLPPSLKARYPDLLVYAKPVMSERLVDMLIGLIPQT, via the coding sequence TTGCTCCATACCCTGCCCCTGCTGCCGGCGATCCTGATTGTCGATGACGAGCCGTTCATCGCCCTCGACCTTGCTTTGGCGGTCGAGGATGCGGGCTGTCTTGTCGTCGGGCCCGCGGGAAGCGTGCGCGAAGCTCTTAGCCTGCTCGCATCGAGCCGTGTGACGGCCGCCATCCTCGACGTGAATTTGAGCGATGGCGACGTGACGCCGGTCGTCGATATCCTGGTCGCGCGCGGCATTCCGCTGATCTTCCAGACCGGCGTCGGACTGCCGCCTTCACTGAAGGCGCGCTATCCCGACCTTCTCGTCTACGCCAAGCCCGTCATGTCCGAGCGGCTCGTGGACATGCTGATCGGGTTGATCCCGCAAACCTGA